One genomic segment of Helianthus annuus cultivar XRQ/B chromosome 14, HanXRQr2.0-SUNRISE, whole genome shotgun sequence includes these proteins:
- the LOC110908939 gene encoding uncharacterized protein LOC110908939: MFRAMSVRKVHRGYEPLINESDVPDSLSSEAKMLRSTTLPAYFFGDKPLKLVVDPAKDPVKVDMVEKQVKKVSKLHPFFSLFERKSRRKKATAKPEFSRYMQYLREGGVWNANSTKPVIY; the protein is encoded by the coding sequence ATGTTTAGAGCAATGAGCGTAAGGAAAGTTCACCGAGGATACGAGCCACTGATCAACGAATCCGATGTCCCCGATTCGTTGTCATCGGAAGCTAAGATGCTTAGATCCACGACGTTGCCTGCCTATTTCTTCGGCGATAAGCCTTTGAAACTTGTGGTAGACCCTGCTAAAGATCCGGTGAAAGTAGATATGGTAGAGAAGCAAGTGAAGAAGGTGAGCAAACTTCATCCCTTCTTCAGCTTATTCGAGAGGAAGAGCCGGAGGAAGAAGGCGACTGCTAAACCGGAGTTCTCAAGGTACATGCAGTATCTTAGGGAAGGAGGTGTTTGGAATGCTAATTCAACTAAGCCTGTAATCTATTGA